A genomic window from Sporosarcina sp. Marseille-Q4063 includes:
- a CDS encoding carbonic anhydrase — protein sequence MMIDDVLEYNEQFVEDKKYEAFRTTKFPNKKMVIVTCMDTRLVELLPRSMNLRNGDVKLIKNAGGVISHPFGSAMRSILVALYELKASEVCVIGHHGCGMDNINSLETIKKMQEGGISKQTFDTLEFAGINVKEWLAGFENVEDSVRNSVSMIKKHPLLPIGTPVHGLVIDPETGKLDVVVKDDVTV from the coding sequence ATGATGATTGATGATGTTTTAGAATACAATGAACAATTTGTTGAAGACAAAAAGTATGAGGCCTTCCGTACAACAAAATTCCCAAACAAGAAAATGGTGATTGTCACCTGTATGGATACAAGATTAGTCGAACTATTACCCCGGTCTATGAACCTTCGCAATGGGGATGTTAAACTTATCAAAAATGCCGGTGGCGTTATTTCCCACCCGTTTGGCAGTGCCATGAGGAGTATTTTAGTGGCATTATACGAACTAAAAGCAAGTGAGGTTTGTGTAATCGGGCATCATGGGTGTGGTATGGACAATATAAATTCACTTGAAACGATTAAGAAAATGCAAGAAGGCGGGATTTCTAAACAAACTTTTGACACATTGGAGTTTGCGGGAATTAATGTCAAGGAATGGTTAGCAGGCTTTGAAAATGTAGAAGATAGCGTTCGTAATAGCGTAAGTATGATCAAGAAACATCCCCTTCTCCCAATTGGAACACCTGTCCACGGATTAGTGATTGACCCAGAAACGGGAAAGTTGGATGTGGTAGTAAAAGACGATGTTACCGTCTAA
- a CDS encoding cysteine hydrolase family protein, whose protein sequence is MSTALIIVDIQNDYFPNGNMELVNPDKAAANAAKVLEWFRQNNNENIFHVQHIAADPALGFFLPDTEGAEIHETVQPLENENLIIKHFPNSFLQTDLESKLRENGVTKVVIVGMMTHMCIDATVRAAVDLGFETTLIEDACATRDLSYEGKDVPAEQVHNAFVGALNDMYCAVTSTENFLK, encoded by the coding sequence ATGAGTACAGCGCTAATTATTGTAGATATTCAAAATGACTATTTCCCAAACGGAAATATGGAATTAGTTAATCCAGATAAAGCAGCTGCTAATGCAGCTAAAGTTCTTGAATGGTTTAGACAGAACAACAATGAAAATATTTTTCACGTTCAACATATCGCAGCTGATCCAGCTTTAGGATTCTTTCTTCCGGATACGGAAGGTGCTGAAATACATGAAACTGTTCAACCTTTAGAAAACGAAAACCTTATCATCAAACATTTCCCGAACAGCTTTTTACAAACTGACTTGGAAAGCAAACTAAGAGAAAATGGCGTAACCAAGGTAGTCATTGTTGGTATGATGACGCATATGTGTATTGATGCAACAGTCAGAGCGGCAGTGGATCTAGGCTTTGAAACAACTCTTATTGAAGACGCATGTGCGACAAGAGATTTATCTTATGAAGGTAAGGACGTGCCAGCTGAACAAGTTCATAATGCGTTTGTCGGTGCACTTAACGATATGTATTGTGCTGTAACTTCAACTGAGAATTTCTTAAAATAA
- a CDS encoding Lrp/AsnC family transcriptional regulator, translating to MELDNIDFQILRLLSENSRIQWKDLGEQIHMTGQAVGNRIKKLEDSGVIKAYSLIVDEMKLGLTYTAFIIIYMKTTNHDAFIRLMNDCKEAVEVHRVSGEGCYHIKVKVNSQEQLNLFLDKILEYGNYAVHLSIKEIKQQHLLNATR from the coding sequence ATGGAACTTGATAACATTGATTTTCAGATCCTTCGGTTATTATCGGAAAATTCTCGTATTCAATGGAAAGACTTAGGCGAACAAATTCATATGACGGGACAAGCGGTGGGGAATCGTATAAAAAAACTGGAAGATAGTGGCGTAATTAAAGCCTACTCGCTAATCGTTGATGAAATGAAATTGGGGCTTACTTATACAGCGTTTATCATTATTTATATGAAAACAACAAACCATGATGCATTTATACGATTAATGAATGATTGCAAAGAGGCAGTGGAAGTTCATCGTGTGTCAGGAGAAGGCTGTTACCATATAAAAGTCAAAGTGAACTCTCAAGAACAATTGAATCTCTTTCTTGATAAAATTCTCGAGTATGGGAATTATGCTGTACATTTATCGATAAAAGAGATTAAACAACAACATCTGTTGAATGCTACAAGATAA
- a CDS encoding MFS transporter — protein sequence MNQKEKVSIALALSSLFIAFMGIGLAAPVMPSIAKDLSLSGAIVGYLFAAMAFAQFLASPFTGVWVDSIGRKKMMILGLLLFSFSEALFGFSNETWLLFVSRLLGGVGAAFIMPAVVTYIADKTTLANRAKALGYQSAAISLGFIIGPGIGGFIAEFGIRAPFFFAAAISSIMAIVIFLVMDDSISKEQLQKNRASAVRPAFIQEFKKSFQPQYFTPLLVVFVLAFGLAVYEMMFSLFVDEKLGFTVRDISIIITIGSIAGVVAQILFFDKMVNAIGERMLINLTLLSSAIFIFISILIEGYWMMIIITSIVFFSGDILRPAVTSFLSKIAGENQGYIAGMNSAYTSLGIIIGPIIGGILFDINIDMPYVFAAVVLVIAFVISSRKLKKLNLN from the coding sequence ATGAATCAAAAAGAGAAAGTGTCTATTGCACTTGCTTTATCTAGTTTATTTATTGCTTTTATGGGGATAGGACTTGCCGCACCAGTTATGCCATCAATTGCGAAGGATCTAAGTTTAAGTGGTGCCATTGTCGGTTACTTATTTGCTGCGATGGCATTTGCGCAGTTTCTTGCTTCCCCTTTTACAGGTGTATGGGTCGATTCAATCGGCCGTAAAAAAATGATGATCCTCGGTCTTTTGTTATTTTCATTTTCAGAGGCACTGTTCGGTTTTTCAAATGAAACGTGGCTATTATTTGTGAGTCGTCTACTTGGCGGTGTGGGTGCCGCCTTCATTATGCCTGCTGTTGTTACTTATATTGCCGATAAAACGACGCTAGCGAATCGTGCAAAAGCGTTAGGTTACCAATCGGCTGCGATTAGTTTAGGATTTATAATTGGACCAGGAATTGGTGGATTTATTGCAGAGTTTGGGATACGCGCACCTTTCTTCTTTGCTGCTGCCATATCCTCGATTATGGCCATTGTTATTTTCCTTGTAATGGACGACTCGATTTCAAAAGAGCAGCTACAAAAAAATCGTGCATCCGCTGTACGACCAGCGTTTATTCAGGAGTTTAAAAAATCTTTTCAACCACAGTACTTCACACCACTACTGGTCGTGTTCGTTCTGGCGTTTGGACTGGCTGTTTATGAAATGATGTTTAGCTTATTCGTCGATGAAAAGCTTGGCTTTACGGTCCGTGATATTTCAATCATTATTACGATCGGTTCAATCGCTGGGGTTGTCGCTCAAATTTTATTCTTTGATAAGATGGTCAATGCAATTGGGGAACGAATGCTGATTAATTTAACCTTGTTATCCTCTGCTATTTTTATCTTTATTTCGATTTTAATAGAAGGTTACTGGATGATGATCATCATTACGAGCATTGTATTCTTCTCTGGTGATATTTTACGCCCTGCTGTGACATCCTTTTTATCAAAAATTGCTGGGGAAAACCAAGGGTATATTGCGGGCATGAACTCTGCTTACACTAGTTTAGGTATCATAATAGGACCGATTATTGGCGGTATATTATTTGATATCAATATCGATATGCCGTATGTATTTGCCGCAGTTGTGCTTGTGATCGCGTTTGTTATTTCAAGTAGAAAATTAAAGAAACTCAATCTCAATTAA
- a CDS encoding MarR family winged helix-turn-helix transcriptional regulator: protein MLSNHQKMFKELTVVFSEYYLNYILYNKNAQKFNAYNLTAQQDTILFFLKDNPRITANEIAKKFAISKSAVSQVISKLEALNFIKREVNPNNHREFFIGLAEEGLAYQALSVEADKEFMTKHFADIDLEQLQNVLQTMKKVNASISSSDK, encoded by the coding sequence ATGCTTTCAAATCATCAAAAAATGTTTAAAGAACTGACTGTCGTTTTTAGTGAATATTACTTGAATTATATTTTATATAATAAAAACGCACAAAAGTTCAATGCTTATAATTTAACAGCACAGCAAGATACGATTTTATTTTTTTTGAAGGACAATCCACGTATTACAGCAAATGAAATCGCCAAGAAATTCGCAATTTCTAAAAGTGCGGTGAGCCAAGTAATATCGAAGCTAGAAGCACTAAATTTTATCAAACGTGAGGTCAACCCAAATAATCATCGCGAGTTTTTCATCGGATTAGCAGAAGAAGGTCTCGCTTATCAGGCATTGAGCGTAGAAGCAGATAAAGAATTTATGACGAAGCACTTCGCTGACATCGATTTAGAACAATTGCAAAATGTATTACAAACAATGAAGAAAGTGAATGCATCCATTTCATCCTCCGACAAATAG
- a CDS encoding LLM class oxidoreductase, which yields MKKFEKHRGYSRTYEENKLTLGLFFPLESYSGSIPEMNLEQQIALAKQAEEANFASLFVRDVPLNDPSFGDAGQIYDPWVFLGYVAAHTQKIALGTGSVITSLRHPLDLAKSAASVDQISEQRLLLGVATGDRPIEFTAYDVEREDRAQLFQESFHVMKEVWANSFPGINTNRVQLTGADLLPKPALSDIPVFVTGHSGQSLEWIAKNSDGWISYPRNPNDQGRVITNWRSLTDEFNPFTQSLYIDLLEDPNAGPSPIHLGFRSGYKFLIEFLRALESVGVNHVVLNFKFAERPIESIIHELGEKVVPHFPALTNS from the coding sequence ATGAAAAAGTTTGAAAAACATAGAGGCTATTCAAGAACTTATGAGGAAAATAAACTTACTCTCGGCTTATTTTTTCCGCTGGAATCTTATAGCGGGAGTATTCCGGAGATGAACTTAGAACAACAAATAGCACTCGCGAAACAGGCAGAAGAAGCTAATTTTGCATCCCTTTTTGTCAGGGATGTTCCATTAAACGATCCTTCCTTTGGTGATGCCGGTCAAATCTACGATCCATGGGTATTTCTTGGCTATGTAGCCGCACATACTCAAAAAATTGCGTTAGGTACAGGAAGTGTTATCACATCATTACGCCACCCACTAGACCTTGCAAAATCTGCAGCTTCAGTTGATCAGATTTCGGAACAAAGGCTCTTACTTGGCGTTGCAACTGGGGATCGTCCTATAGAATTTACTGCCTATGATGTTGAAAGGGAAGATAGAGCACAATTATTCCAAGAGTCTTTTCATGTGATGAAAGAAGTTTGGGCAAACTCATTTCCCGGAATCAATACCAATAGAGTCCAGTTAACTGGCGCAGATCTTCTACCAAAACCAGCCTTATCAGATATACCTGTTTTTGTAACGGGTCATTCGGGTCAATCATTGGAATGGATTGCAAAAAATAGCGACGGCTGGATTAGTTACCCGCGTAATCCAAATGATCAGGGGCGAGTCATCACTAATTGGAGGTCTCTAACAGACGAGTTCAATCCTTTCACTCAATCTCTTTATATAGATTTATTGGAAGACCCGAATGCTGGCCCTAGTCCAATACATTTAGGATTCCGAAGTGGCTATAAGTTTTTAATTGAATTTTTGAGGGCGCTGGAATCTGTCGGGGTCAATCATGTTGTTTTGAATTTCAAGTTTGCAGAACGACCAATAGAATCCATCATTCATGAATTGGGAGAGAAAGTTGTGCCTCATTTTCCTGCCCTAACAAACTCATGA
- a CDS encoding DsbA family protein, whose product MTVKIKIYSDYVCPFCLLAKKPMDEAIEGKDVEVEWMPYELRPYPNETLKPEEHYLQSTWKQSVFPIAEQMGIDIILPSVSPQPHTHLAFEGYQYAKEQGKGNEYNDRMLRAFFQEDQDIGDREILTRLAGEIGLDEREYREALETRKYKEAHQKTLQHAYKAAGITAVPTFVIGDTKVAGIRSKETLEQIIDDEINRQKPDFPEGIVCDSEGC is encoded by the coding sequence ATGACAGTTAAGATTAAAATATACTCGGACTATGTCTGTCCTTTTTGTTTATTAGCGAAAAAACCAATGGATGAAGCAATAGAAGGAAAAGACGTGGAAGTTGAATGGATGCCGTATGAGCTGCGCCCCTATCCGAATGAAACATTAAAACCTGAAGAACATTATTTACAAAGCACATGGAAACAATCCGTATTTCCGATCGCAGAACAGATGGGAATCGACATTATTCTACCAAGTGTATCTCCACAGCCACACACCCATTTAGCTTTCGAAGGTTATCAATATGCCAAAGAACAAGGCAAAGGAAATGAATACAACGACCGGATGTTGCGTGCTTTTTTCCAAGAAGATCAAGACATTGGCGATCGTGAGATATTAACTCGATTAGCCGGCGAGATTGGTTTGGACGAAAGAGAATATCGAGAAGCATTGGAAACGAGGAAATACAAAGAAGCCCATCAAAAAACATTGCAGCACGCTTATAAAGCAGCGGGCATTACAGCGGTTCCTACCTTTGTAATCGGTGACACGAAAGTTGCCGGAATTCGTTCCAAAGAAACGCTCGAACAAATTATTGACGATGAAATCAATAGACAAAAACCGGATTTCCCTGAGGGAATAGTGTGCGATAGTGAAGGATGTTAA
- a CDS encoding LLM class flavin-dependent oxidoreductase produces the protein MVTLLNILDYSPIDEGRNARQALLATTKLAKRAEELGYHRFWVAEHHHVLSVAGSSPEMLMMHLATSTKRMRIGSGGVMLPHYSAYKVAENFRMLEALHPNRIDLGIGRSPSYQIVNRALNETKGKRVSYEQQVQDINKFITDDTSEDHRFNSLIATPIIETIPEMWMLGTGMGSAKIAADSGTAYAFAHFAKPSEAAVDAVDHYRKHFKPSRLLDKPKVMIAVFAIIAETAEKAEELAKAFDLWLLFVESDNPPPYYPSVQTANRRGISTIEKDKVMQNRKRMIIGDAEQVRDEIKRVADLYQADEVTIIPNFFGADNRMEGIALLAQAFGLH, from the coding sequence ATGGTTACATTGTTAAATATACTGGATTATTCACCAATAGATGAAGGAAGGAATGCGCGTCAAGCGTTATTGGCGACAACGAAATTGGCGAAGCGTGCGGAGGAACTTGGCTACCACCGGTTTTGGGTAGCGGAACATCATCATGTATTATCTGTGGCAGGCAGTAGCCCGGAGATGCTGATGATGCATTTAGCGACATCAACCAAACGCATGCGAATCGGTTCGGGCGGCGTCATGCTTCCGCATTACAGCGCGTATAAAGTGGCGGAGAATTTTCGAATGCTAGAAGCACTGCATCCAAACCGAATTGATCTGGGAATCGGCAGATCGCCTAGCTATCAAATTGTTAATCGCGCTTTGAATGAAACAAAAGGAAAACGTGTGTCCTATGAACAGCAAGTGCAGGACATCAATAAATTTATAACCGATGATACTTCGGAAGATCATCGATTCAATAGCCTGATTGCAACGCCGATCATAGAAACGATTCCCGAAATGTGGATGTTGGGGACAGGTATGGGTAGCGCTAAGATTGCTGCGGATAGTGGGACAGCATATGCCTTTGCGCATTTCGCTAAGCCTTCTGAAGCAGCGGTGGATGCCGTAGATCATTACCGAAAACACTTTAAGCCCTCACGATTACTTGATAAACCCAAAGTCATGATAGCCGTTTTTGCTATTATTGCGGAGACAGCAGAAAAAGCGGAAGAACTCGCTAAGGCTTTTGATTTATGGTTATTGTTTGTTGAATCTGACAACCCGCCACCTTATTATCCATCCGTGCAAACCGCAAATAGGCGGGGAATTAGTACTATTGAAAAAGATAAAGTCATGCAAAACCGGAAGCGCATGATTATTGGAGACGCGGAGCAGGTTAGAGATGAAATTAAACGGGTTGCGGACTTGTATCAGGCAGATGAGGTTACCATTATTCCCAATTTCTTCGGGGCCGATAATCGAATGGAAGGAATCGCGTTATTGGCGCAGGCTTTTGGATTGCATTGA
- a CDS encoding PLP-dependent aminotransferase family protein: MEFILDRSIKKPMYRQIAEQIENGIISGELSQDQPLPSERELAKKLQINRSTVVTAYDELEAIGLIVRKKGSGTYINTDIWGLTHKRVPNWGRYVEDGSFIPNLPLVQKLRNETEQKGMINLSSGELSSDLLPNAQFARILKEHAFDEHLGYDHPLGDAGLRETICKHVKTYKNMVVEPNSILITSGAQQAIHLIVQCLLKPGDTVAIEDPSYAFSLPIFQSFGIRTLLLPVDQYGLNPDDIVALQRKHRIRMLFLNPDYQNPTGTKMSLERRKRILELSSKYGIPIIEDDPYNLTSFDGRIGPTLKSMDDNENVVYISSLSKVVASGLRIGWIIGPEKVIKRLSDGKQQIDFGHSVFPQWIANQFLESPQFDKHVSNLRIQLRERRNALILALDSLSKNEVTYLVPQGGIHLWCKINHEIDEYKLLEESMKKGVSFVPGRIMGSTNGYVRFTYGRGNGASIQEGISRFVYALRSYGI; encoded by the coding sequence ATGGAATTTATACTAGACCGTTCAATTAAAAAACCTATGTATAGACAAATTGCAGAACAAATAGAGAATGGGATTATATCGGGGGAATTATCTCAAGACCAGCCATTGCCATCTGAACGTGAGTTAGCAAAAAAGTTACAGATAAATCGGAGCACAGTTGTGACTGCTTACGATGAGTTAGAGGCGATTGGATTAATTGTCAGGAAAAAAGGAAGCGGCACTTATATAAATACGGATATATGGGGACTAACCCATAAAAGAGTTCCCAATTGGGGTAGATATGTAGAGGATGGCTCATTTATTCCGAATCTTCCGTTGGTACAGAAACTTCGTAATGAAACTGAGCAAAAAGGAATGATTAACCTATCAAGCGGGGAACTTTCATCAGATTTACTACCTAACGCCCAATTCGCTAGGATTCTTAAGGAGCATGCTTTTGATGAGCATTTAGGTTACGATCATCCTTTAGGCGATGCGGGATTACGGGAGACCATTTGTAAACATGTAAAAACCTATAAAAATATGGTTGTTGAGCCAAACTCCATACTGATTACATCGGGCGCTCAGCAAGCAATCCACCTAATCGTTCAATGCCTGTTAAAACCAGGTGATACAGTAGCTATTGAAGATCCATCCTACGCATTCTCTTTACCGATCTTTCAATCATTTGGTATTAGAACGCTATTACTCCCAGTTGATCAATATGGCTTAAATCCTGATGATATTGTAGCTTTACAAAGAAAACATCGAATTCGTATGCTTTTTTTAAATCCTGATTATCAAAATCCTACTGGCACAAAAATGTCTCTGGAACGTCGAAAGAGAATATTGGAATTATCATCAAAGTACGGTATTCCCATAATAGAGGATGATCCTTATAATTTGACGTCATTCGATGGGCGCATTGGACCCACGTTAAAGTCAATGGATGATAATGAAAATGTTGTATACATTAGTTCTTTATCAAAAGTTGTTGCATCAGGATTACGCATTGGTTGGATTATTGGACCAGAAAAAGTGATTAAGCGTTTGTCAGATGGCAAACAGCAAATTGACTTTGGTCATAGTGTTTTTCCTCAATGGATAGCGAATCAATTTCTAGAGTCCCCTCAATTTGACAAACATGTTTCAAATTTAAGGATTCAACTGAGGGAGCGTAGGAATGCGTTAATTTTAGCATTGGACAGTTTATCTAAAAATGAGGTTACATATTTAGTACCACAAGGCGGAATTCATTTATGGTGTAAAATAAATCACGAAATTGATGAATATAAGTTACTTGAAGAATCCATGAAAAAAGGCGTTTCATTTGTACCTGGAAGAATAATGGGTTCAACAAATGGATACGTTCGATTTACTTATGGAAGAGGTAACGGAGCTTCAATACAAGAAGGCATTTCAAGGTTTGTCTACGCGCTGAGAAGTTATGGGATATAA
- the yiaA gene encoding inner membrane protein YiaA, protein MKIDRKDGEPTPAFKGASLAALIIGVSAYLIGLFNATAMELNEKGYYFAILIFGLYASVSLQKAVRDKDEGIPVTNIYYGISWFALIIAIFLMGIGLYNAGSIILSEKGFYGMAFVLSIFAAITVQKNVRDTQKARERD, encoded by the coding sequence ATGAAAATAGATAGAAAAGACGGAGAACCGACTCCTGCTTTCAAAGGAGCTTCCTTGGCAGCACTGATAATAGGAGTTTCAGCTTATCTTATAGGTTTATTCAATGCAACGGCGATGGAACTGAATGAAAAAGGGTATTATTTCGCGATATTAATATTCGGACTCTATGCATCTGTATCTTTACAAAAGGCAGTCAGAGATAAAGACGAAGGTATACCCGTCACCAACATTTATTACGGCATTAGCTGGTTCGCACTAATTATCGCTATATTCTTAATGGGCATTGGTTTATACAATGCAGGCAGTATTATTTTAAGTGAAAAAGGATTTTATGGCATGGCCTTTGTTCTTAGTATATTTGCTGCGATCACAGTTCAAAAAAACGTCAGGGATACACAGAAAGCTAGAGAAAGAGATTAA